Proteins from one Oscillatoria nigro-viridis PCC 7112 genomic window:
- a CDS encoding pyridoxine 5'-phosphate synthase, with product MTKLSVNINRIALLRNSRNIGIPSVTEAAKTVIAAGAHGVTVHPRPDERHIKATDVYELAKMLTVEFNIEGNPFQPPFMDIVCDVKPAQCTLVPDAPDVLTSDSGWNIPENRDRLLPIIEKLKDNGIRVSLFMDADAALMPLAKEVGADRVELYTEPYATAFREGRVESVFQQYVLAAQAAQSAGLGVNAGHDLNLQNLAKFCSIPDILEVSIGHALIAEALEMGLFNTVQAYLKILAGS from the coding sequence ATGACCAAACTCAGCGTCAACATCAACAGAATTGCCCTCCTCAGAAACTCTCGAAACATCGGCATCCCCAGCGTTACCGAAGCCGCAAAAACAGTAATTGCGGCCGGAGCTCACGGCGTTACAGTCCATCCCCGCCCGGACGAAAGGCACATCAAAGCTACCGATGTTTACGAATTAGCCAAAATGCTAACCGTCGAGTTCAACATCGAAGGAAATCCGTTTCAGCCGCCATTTATGGATATAGTTTGCGATGTCAAACCGGCTCAGTGTACCTTGGTGCCAGACGCTCCCGACGTGCTAACATCCGATAGCGGTTGGAATATTCCCGAAAATCGCGATCGGCTTTTACCAATCATTGAAAAATTAAAAGACAACGGCATCAGAGTCAGCTTGTTTATGGACGCAGATGCTGCTCTCATGCCGCTAGCAAAAGAAGTTGGAGCAGACCGAGTAGAACTGTACACGGAACCCTACGCAACTGCTTTTCGCGAAGGTAGAGTAGAATCTGTTTTTCAACAATATGTCTTAGCAGCTCAAGCCGCTCAATCAGCAGGTTTAGGGGTGAATGCCGGACATGATTTAAATTTGCAAAACTTAGCTAAATTTTGCTCAATTCCTGATATACTAGAAGTGTCAATCGGTCATGCTTTAATTGCGGAAGCGCTAGAAATGGGGTTGTTCAACACAGTACAAGCTTACCTAAAAATCCTAGCGGGTTCGTAG
- a CDS encoding tetratricopeptide repeat protein, which yields MNLIQNLEAAWYYHLGSRHLEANDDHGALANFNRALKLQSDHYKAWFGRGMALGKLERHLEALKSFDEALAVEPNASFGWHNRAIALGKLGRPLEALNSFDRALEFSPCAASIWHNRGLTLIDMGLYEKAVLSFDRSLNLYPEAAWAWYNRGNALLELKLYYQALNSFDRAIEFKPDDAKAWYNRGIAANSMGLYKQAVASFSRSIALQPGRAEAVGERRVALEKLVGLNQRNGKFTPTSERSLEDYLIWYNRGVELARKGCYSEAIACYETVLEIKPDFANAFYNKACCYALLGFADLALDNLQRAVEFIPNLYRELALADSDLSCIWKQERFEALIQG from the coding sequence ATGAACTTAATTCAGAACTTGGAAGCGGCTTGGTATTACCATCTGGGTTCGCGCCACCTCGAAGCTAACGACGATCATGGTGCTCTGGCGAACTTTAACAGAGCTTTGAAGTTGCAATCAGATCATTATAAGGCTTGGTTCGGCCGAGGTATGGCTTTGGGGAAATTAGAACGGCACTTAGAGGCGCTGAAGAGTTTTGATGAGGCCTTGGCGGTGGAGCCGAATGCGAGCTTTGGCTGGCACAACCGGGCTATTGCTTTAGGAAAGTTGGGACGCCCTTTGGAGGCTCTCAACAGTTTTGACCGGGCTTTGGAGTTCAGTCCGTGCGCGGCGAGTATTTGGCACAACCGGGGACTGACGCTGATCGATATGGGGCTTTACGAGAAGGCAGTTCTGAGTTTCGATCGCTCTTTAAATTTGTACCCGGAGGCTGCTTGGGCGTGGTACAACCGAGGTAATGCCCTGTTGGAACTCAAGCTTTACTATCAGGCGCTCAACAGTTTTGACCGGGCGATCGAGTTTAAGCCTGACGACGCGAAGGCTTGGTACAATCGCGGTATAGCTGCGAACTCTATGGGACTTTACAAACAAGCAGTGGCTAGTTTTAGCCGATCGATCGCTCTACAACCGGGCAGAGCTGAAGCTGTGGGCGAACGGAGAGTTGCTTTGGAGAAATTAGTAGGTTTAAATCAGAGAAATGGCAAGTTTACTCCCACATCTGAGCGTTCCCTTGAAGATTATTTAATTTGGTACAACCGGGGTGTGGAATTGGCGCGAAAAGGCTGCTACTCTGAGGCGATTGCTTGCTACGAAACAGTCTTAGAAATAAAGCCTGATTTTGCTAACGCTTTTTACAATAAAGCTTGCTGTTATGCGCTACTGGGATTTGCTGATTTGGCCCTTGACAATTTGCAGCGGGCTGTTGAGTTTATCCCTAATTTATACCGAGAGCTAGCTTTAGCTGACTCGGATTTAAGCTGCATTTGGAAACAAGAACGTTTTGAAGCGCTGATCCAAGGTTGA
- the deoC gene encoding deoxyribose-phosphate aldolase, which yields MAANQPDIDIAPFIDYGLIDPTATPEQVEHCCQQAERFGFVTVCVYPAYVRQAVDLLHGKRPKVCTVIGFPTGASTSTVKLYEALEAAENGAVELDVSVNLGLLKAGRIDAFHRELAQICEETNLTIKAIIESSLLSDAEKQLAAQICMEAGAAYIKTNTGFFGPAKVEDVRLLKEVTKGRIGIKAAGGIRTHEQALDLVVAGATRLGTSRGPELIRQRDNLDKSH from the coding sequence ATGGCTGCAAACCAGCCAGACATCGATATTGCCCCCTTTATCGACTACGGCCTGATCGACCCCACAGCTACGCCAGAGCAAGTAGAACACTGTTGCCAACAAGCAGAGAGATTTGGCTTTGTCACAGTTTGCGTGTATCCCGCCTACGTCCGACAAGCAGTCGATCTGCTGCACGGCAAACGTCCCAAAGTCTGTACAGTTATAGGTTTTCCCACCGGTGCTTCGACTTCAACGGTGAAACTTTACGAAGCTCTAGAAGCTGCTGAGAATGGAGCCGTAGAGTTAGATGTCTCCGTTAACTTAGGATTGTTGAAAGCTGGAAGAATCGACGCATTCCACCGGGAATTAGCCCAAATTTGCGAAGAAACTAATCTCACCATCAAAGCAATTATCGAAAGTTCGCTGCTTTCGGATGCCGAAAAACAATTAGCGGCCCAGATTTGTATGGAAGCCGGTGCCGCCTACATCAAAACCAACACTGGCTTTTTTGGCCCGGCGAAAGTTGAGGATGTGCGACTGCTGAAGGAAGTTACGAAGGGACGGATTGGGATTAAAGCGGCCGGCGGAATTCGTACTCACGAACAAGCTCTAGATTTGGTAGTAGCTGGGGCAACTCGTTTGGGGACTTCTCGCGGCCCGGAATTAATCCGCCAGCGAGATAATCTAGATAAAAGTCATTAG
- the recO gene encoding DNA repair protein RecO, with amino-acid sequence MTRTYKATGINLKSAPMGESDRVLTILTREFGLIRAVAPGVRKHRSTIGGRSELFVVNELLIAKGRSLDKITQADTVQSHPGLSRNLGKLSAAQYLAELAIASALSDEPQEELFWLLGEHLSRLERLSDRTEIQSAAVLMAHLCHGIFHLLALAGLAPQVQVCCATRHPLIPNFTDPNWQTGFSIPSGGTFSLSELANLEAELSSEIGSLYKSASRSRQTNSSKHLTNFEIDAKELAALQQLASPELGEGIADRTTWVSVENILRQYAQYHLGCTIRSGTSIDTYLESFEF; translated from the coding sequence GTGACTCGAACTTACAAAGCAACTGGAATCAATCTTAAGAGTGCGCCGATGGGCGAATCCGATCGAGTGCTGACAATTTTGACGCGGGAATTCGGCTTAATTCGAGCCGTAGCACCGGGTGTTCGCAAACACCGATCGACTATCGGCGGCAGAAGCGAATTATTTGTCGTCAACGAATTGCTAATTGCCAAAGGCCGATCGCTCGACAAAATTACCCAAGCCGACACGGTACAATCCCATCCGGGTTTGAGCCGCAACCTCGGAAAACTCTCCGCCGCGCAATATCTGGCCGAATTGGCGATCGCCAGCGCCCTTTCCGACGAGCCCCAAGAAGAACTCTTTTGGTTGCTGGGCGAACATTTGAGCCGTTTGGAGCGTTTGTCCGATCGCACAGAAATCCAATCCGCCGCCGTGCTGATGGCTCACCTGTGCCACGGCATTTTTCACTTGCTAGCCTTAGCCGGCCTCGCGCCCCAAGTCCAAGTTTGCTGCGCCACCAGACACCCGCTCATCCCAAATTTCACCGATCCGAACTGGCAAACCGGGTTTAGTATACCCTCTGGGGGAACCTTCAGCTTGTCCGAGCTAGCTAACCTAGAGGCAGAACTCTCTTCAGAAATCGGTAGCTTGTACAAATCCGCCTCCCGTTCCCGGCAAACGAATAGCAGCAAACACTTGACAAATTTCGAGATCGATGCTAAGGAATTAGCAGCGCTGCAACAGTTGGCTAGTCCAGAACTAGGAGAGGGGATTGCCGATCGAACAACTTGGGTATCAGTAGAAAATATTTTGCGGCAATATGCCCAGTATCATTTAGGTTGCACGATTAGATCGGGAACCTCGATCGACACCTACCTAGAGAGTTTTGAGTTTTAA
- a CDS encoding MFS transporter, with amino-acid sequence MMRLSDSDLRISVLAVTHHKMEERENFPDFDSYPLLADRQWSNVPDPEMDKYPTTPAPDWNNGKSQKSEAIPAVPTADLAAELSEAVAEIPEQETGFLPVLKNRNFLALWSGQVFSQLADKVYLVLTIALVASRFQAPDQTISRWVSAIMIAFTIPAVLFGAAAGVYVDRWSKKAVLVATNLLRGGFVLTLPVLLWLSDGWELGQLPLGFCLLLLVTFLVSTLTQFFAPAEQSVIPLIVERRHLLSANSLYTTTMMASVIIGFAVGEPLLALADTLFTNLGGGLGIGKELVVGGSYAFAGVLLLSMKTGEKNEVEHEPPHPLADLREGLRYINDQPKVRNALIQLIILFSIFAALAVLAVRLAEILPGMKASQFGFLLAAVGVGMAAGATTVGYLGHKFSHSQLSLIGSVGMAFALMALSAFTHHLWLSVLFITLLGLFASLVGVPMQTTIQAETPEEMRGKVFGLQNNATNIALSLPLALAGVAETFLGLPTVFLALAGLAIAGGVLTWYISRSTNSKVDRI; translated from the coding sequence ATGATGCGACTGTCCGATTCTGATTTGAGAATATCTGTGTTAGCTGTGACCCACCACAAGATGGAAGAACGAGAAAATTTTCCAGATTTTGACTCTTATCCCCTGTTGGCCGATCGACAATGGAGCAACGTCCCAGACCCAGAAATGGATAAATACCCCACAACTCCAGCACCAGACTGGAACAACGGCAAAAGCCAAAAATCCGAAGCAATCCCCGCAGTGCCAACTGCAGACCTAGCAGCAGAACTCTCCGAAGCAGTAGCCGAAATTCCCGAACAAGAAACAGGATTTCTGCCAGTGCTCAAAAACCGAAATTTTTTAGCATTGTGGAGCGGGCAAGTTTTTTCCCAACTAGCAGATAAAGTTTATCTCGTACTGACGATCGCCCTAGTGGCCAGCCGCTTTCAAGCGCCAGATCAAACCATCAGCAGGTGGGTATCGGCAATCATGATCGCCTTTACCATTCCCGCAGTGCTGTTCGGGGCCGCCGCAGGCGTGTATGTCGATAGGTGGTCGAAAAAAGCAGTGCTGGTCGCCACAAACCTGCTGCGGGGAGGCTTTGTTTTGACATTGCCCGTGCTGCTGTGGCTCTCAGACGGGTGGGAACTCGGTCAACTGCCGCTCGGATTCTGCTTGCTGCTGCTAGTGACATTCCTAGTTTCGACTCTAACTCAATTTTTCGCCCCAGCAGAACAGTCAGTGATTCCCCTAATAGTGGAACGCCGCCACCTGCTATCGGCAAACTCCCTCTACACCACAACCATGATGGCTTCGGTGATTATTGGCTTCGCAGTCGGAGAACCCTTACTAGCTTTAGCCGACACCCTATTTACCAACCTCGGCGGCGGACTCGGCATCGGCAAAGAATTAGTAGTAGGCGGAAGTTACGCCTTCGCCGGAGTGCTGTTGCTGTCGATGAAAACAGGCGAAAAAAACGAAGTCGAACACGAACCGCCGCACCCCTTAGCAGATTTGCGAGAGGGGCTGCGTTACATCAACGATCAACCGAAAGTCCGCAATGCTTTAATCCAACTAATTATTCTATTTTCCATTTTTGCAGCCTTAGCAGTTCTAGCAGTTCGGCTGGCAGAAATCCTCCCCGGTATGAAAGCATCGCAATTTGGCTTTTTGCTGGCGGCGGTGGGCGTTGGCATGGCTGCTGGGGCGACGACAGTCGGCTATCTCGGCCATAAATTTTCTCACTCCCAACTGAGTTTAATCGGATCTGTTGGCATGGCATTTGCTCTGATGGCCCTTTCTGCATTTACACACCATTTGTGGCTCTCGGTGCTGTTCATTACCCTGTTGGGTTTATTTGCCTCATTGGTGGGAGTGCCGATGCAGACTACAATTCAAGCAGAAACTCCAGAAGAAATGCGCGGAAAAGTCTTCGGGCTGCAAAACAATGCCACTAATATCGCTTTGAGTTTACCGTTGGCTTTGGCCGGGGTAGCGGAAACATTTCTGGGTTTGCCGACAGTATTTTTGGCTTTAGCAGGATTAGCGATCGCTGGGGGTGTCTTAACCTGGTATATTTCCCGTAGCACTAATAGCAAAGTCGATCGAATCTAA
- a CDS encoding glycosyltransferase family 4 protein — translation MHIAWLGKKSPFCGNVTYSREVTNALLDRGYQVSFLHFAQEADSLDRNSTGWNMANGSWGKGIAQTSYTNSLSPASCNEVSLPCHYKSQIYTIPTLKSRTVLMKSLRRLKPDVVHASLTLSPLDFLLPEICQELNLPLVATFHPPFDRKLRNLTSGTQHLMYQLYAPFLANYDSTIVFSQIQRDILVKLGVPQERVAVIPNGVDAVKYSPGPSGLKSELKADRIFVYQGRIAQEKNVESMLKAWKHCNFGPGNVLAIVGDGPLAASLQLFYGEDDGIVWLGFVAQEERRIEILRGADVFILPSLVEGLSLSLLEAMACGLACLATDAGADGEALEEGAGIVLNTQRVRSQLQTLLPLFCDHPELAMLLGQKARQRAMERYTLSQNITELEKLYAEILQKQRVPVRGLA, via the coding sequence ATGCACATCGCTTGGCTAGGAAAAAAATCACCCTTTTGCGGTAACGTCACTTACTCCAGGGAAGTCACCAACGCACTATTAGACCGGGGATACCAGGTCAGTTTCCTGCACTTTGCCCAAGAGGCGGACTCACTCGACAGGAACAGTACGGGGTGGAACATGGCAAATGGTTCGTGGGGAAAGGGAATTGCTCAAACCTCATATACCAATTCGCTCTCGCCCGCCAGTTGCAACGAAGTCTCTTTACCCTGTCACTACAAATCGCAAATTTATACGATTCCCACTCTCAAGTCCCGCACAGTCCTGATGAAATCTCTGCGGCGGCTGAAACCGGATGTTGTTCACGCTTCCCTGACGCTTTCGCCTTTAGACTTTCTGCTGCCGGAAATTTGTCAAGAATTGAATTTGCCTCTGGTGGCGACTTTTCACCCGCCGTTCGATCGCAAATTGCGGAATTTGACATCGGGAACCCAACACCTGATGTATCAACTGTACGCCCCGTTTTTGGCGAATTACGACTCGACGATCGTTTTTTCTCAGATTCAGCGGGATATATTGGTGAAGTTGGGAGTGCCGCAGGAACGGGTGGCTGTGATTCCCAACGGCGTGGATGCTGTTAAATATTCTCCAGGGCCTTCGGGGTTGAAGTCGGAATTAAAGGCCGATCGAATTTTTGTTTACCAAGGCCGCATTGCCCAGGAGAAAAATGTCGAGTCGATGCTCAAGGCCTGGAAACACTGTAATTTTGGCCCTGGGAACGTGTTGGCGATCGTAGGCGACGGGCCCCTAGCCGCCTCGCTGCAACTGTTTTACGGCGAAGATGATGGCATTGTGTGGCTCGGATTTGTTGCCCAGGAGGAACGCCGGATCGAAATTCTGCGGGGCGCAGACGTATTTATTTTGCCTTCTTTGGTGGAGGGACTGTCGCTGTCGCTGCTGGAAGCGATGGCCTGCGGTTTAGCTTGTTTGGCAACGGATGCCGGTGCTGACGGCGAGGCCTTGGAGGAAGGCGCGGGGATAGTTTTGAACACTCAGCGGGTACGGAGTCAGTTGCAAACCTTGCTGCCGCTGTTTTGCGACCATCCTGAGTTAGCAATGCTGCTTGGTCAAAAAGCACGCCAACGGGCGATGGAGCGATACACTCTGAGTCAGAATATTACTGAGTTGGAAAAGCTTTATGCAGAAATTTTGCAAAAGCAGCGCGTGCCAGTTCGGGGTTTAGCTTGA
- a CDS encoding phosphatidylglycerol lysyltransferase domain-containing protein — protein MLPQKTRIGLWTASFLTGLVGVINLLSAVSPSLPDRRNWLEPFFPFPVRAGGHFFAAVIGFMLLTLATNLWRRKRIAWLLTVGLLIVSIVIHLVKGLDVEESLLSGVLLFHLLVMRKTFTAKSDRPSIAQGIRVLLGALLFTLAYGTAGFYILDRGFEVNERAVNFDWDDAIFQTFAMFFTADNAGLVPKTRFANFFADSIYAVGTVTLGYALLMLLRPVLLRDSASISERNKAKEVVAKYGRTTLARLALLQDKSYYFSPSGKSTIAYVPKGRGAIALGDPIGPAEDRKEAILGFQEFCERNDWYPAFYQTLPQDLEIYSTLGFRVVQIGEEAIVNLKTFTLKGKSNQNLRTAINRLTKAGYQIEFYEPPLSSELMRQMKLVSDEWLQMVQGAEKKFSVGWFDEAYVRETRAVAIYTPDGRISAFANMISAGDGVVGVDLMRRRTEVENGTMECLFASMLQHCQALGYQEFDLGLSALAGVGEAEKSGRLEKVLIYLSDHLSKFYNFKGLHSFKDKFGPRWEPRYFVYPSLGSLPDVVVALIRADSGDRLLDYLRPGS, from the coding sequence CCGATCGCCGAAATTGGCTAGAACCATTTTTCCCTTTTCCCGTGCGTGCGGGCGGGCATTTTTTTGCAGCAGTTATCGGATTTATGCTGCTAACTCTGGCAACTAATTTGTGGCGGCGCAAGCGGATTGCTTGGTTGCTGACTGTGGGATTGTTAATCGTTTCTATTGTAATTCATTTAGTCAAGGGATTGGATGTTGAAGAAAGCTTGCTTTCTGGGGTGCTGCTGTTTCACTTGTTGGTGATGCGAAAGACGTTTACGGCTAAATCCGATCGCCCTTCAATTGCTCAAGGAATCCGGGTTTTGCTGGGGGCTTTGCTGTTTACGCTGGCTTACGGGACGGCGGGTTTTTACATTCTGGATCGGGGTTTTGAAGTTAACGAACGAGCGGTTAATTTCGATTGGGACGATGCTATATTCCAAACTTTTGCCATGTTTTTTACGGCGGACAATGCGGGGTTGGTTCCGAAAACTCGGTTTGCTAACTTTTTTGCCGATTCGATTTATGCTGTGGGTACGGTAACGCTTGGTTACGCACTTTTAATGCTGCTGCGGCCGGTGCTGCTGCGAGATTCGGCAAGTATTTCGGAACGGAATAAAGCTAAAGAAGTTGTAGCAAAATACGGGCGGACAACGCTAGCGAGACTGGCGTTGCTTCAGGATAAATCTTATTATTTTAGTCCTTCGGGAAAAAGTACGATCGCCTATGTGCCCAAAGGTAGAGGTGCGATCGCTTTGGGAGACCCCATCGGGCCCGCAGAAGACCGCAAAGAAGCTATTCTAGGGTTTCAAGAATTTTGCGAGCGCAATGATTGGTATCCAGCATTTTATCAAACTTTGCCCCAGGATCTAGAAATCTATTCTACTCTCGGTTTTCGAGTGGTGCAAATTGGCGAAGAAGCTATTGTCAATCTCAAAACTTTTACTCTCAAAGGCAAGAGCAATCAAAACTTGAGAACTGCTATCAACAGACTGACAAAAGCCGGTTATCAAATCGAATTTTACGAACCTCCTTTAAGTTCCGAATTGATGCGGCAAATGAAACTCGTGAGCGACGAGTGGCTGCAAATGGTTCAGGGTGCGGAAAAAAAGTTTTCGGTGGGTTGGTTTGACGAGGCATATGTGCGGGAAACTCGGGCCGTAGCCATCTACACTCCCGACGGTAGAATTAGTGCTTTTGCTAATATGATATCGGCGGGAGATGGGGTAGTTGGAGTTGATTTAATGCGGCGTCGCACTGAGGTGGAAAATGGCACGATGGAGTGTTTGTTTGCTTCGATGTTGCAGCATTGTCAAGCATTGGGATATCAAGAATTTGATTTGGGTTTGTCGGCTTTGGCGGGAGTGGGAGAAGCTGAGAAATCAGGGCGGTTGGAAAAGGTTTTGATTTATCTTTCGGATCACTTGAGCAAGTTTTATAATTTTAAGGGATTGCACAGTTTTAAAGATAAGTTTGGGCCGCGGTGGGAACCGCGTTATTTTGTTTATCCGAGTTTGGGAAGTTTGCCGGATGTTGTGGTTGCTTTGATTCGGGCCGATTCGGGCGATCGGCTTTTGGATTATTTGCGCCCGGGAAGTTAG